CTGGGGAGCAGCTGGGGAGCTGAAGACAAGAGTTGGAGTAAACCTATGAAGTCTCTCATCGCACTGGCGGCAACGACCGCCCTGACCCTCGCTGTCCCCGCCATCGCCTCGGCCCAGGCCCTGTCGCCCACCACCTTCTACGGTACGCTGGGCTATGCGAACGCCAATATCGACGACGTGAACCTGGGCGCCGTCCAGGGCCGCTTGGGCGCCCGATTTGGCCAATACGTCGGCGTCGAGGGCGAGCTGGCCGCCGGCGTCAAGGAGGACAGCGTCAATGTCGCCGGGACCTCGGTGGACGTGAAGCTGCAGCATCAGGCCGCCATCTACGGCGTCGGCTATCTGCCCCTCTCACCCCAGGCCGACCTCTTCGCCCGCGTCGGCTACGGCAATTCCAAGATCAAGGCGTCCGCCGCCGGGACCTCCGCCGCCGATGATGGCGACAGCTGGAACTATGGCGTCGGCGGCCAGTACTTCCTGGACGACAAGAATGGCGTGCGGGTCGACTACACCCGCCACGACTTCAAGGATTCCAGCGAGAACGCCGACGTCTGGGCGGTCGGCTACACGCGCAAGTTCTAGCTTCGGAACCTCGGCCGGGCCGACATCGTTGATGTCGCGCCCGGCCCCCCACTCGTGGGGCCTGATCCCCTATCCGAAGAGAAGCACCATGGCCGACCCGATGACCTCCTCCGCCAACGGAACCGCGGCGAACGGCCTGGCCGACGCCACCGCCGCCCTCGATCCCATCGCCGCCTCCGCCAAGAGCGCCAAGGCCAGCGCCACCGACTCTCTCAACGAAGCCGCCGATGCGGTGAGCAAGGCGCCCGCCGCGCTGAATGAGGCCGCCCACAGCCTGCTCAGCGCCGCCCGCACCCTGCTGGAAGGCAAGACCGAGGTGGTGGTGGCCAAGGGCCAGGAAGTCTACGGCAAGGTGAAGGAACGCGCCGTCGAACGCTTCGGCGACACCGACGTCCTGGTCCGTGAGAAGCCCTATGTCGCCCTGGCTATCGCGGCGGCCGCCGGCTTCCTGCTGGGGCATATGATCAGCTCCGGCCGCAGCCAGGTGGTGTACCTGCGCGACGCCCGCTAACCCTCCTGAGGGTTCAGTCGCCTCTCTACCGCGACGAATGCGCGCTATTTTGCCCAAAAACGGGGTCTCGCGGCCCCGTTTCCCTTGCGTCAAGGTCGCCATAGCCCGCGAATCTGCGCAAACCCTTGCCTCCCCTGCGTGGAAACGCGAGGCGCAACAAAGACAACCGGAGGTCACATGACCCAATCTGAATTTATCGAACAGGTCGCCACTGCCGCCGGGACCACCCAGGCTGAAGTTGGCCGCGTGCTGGAAGCCATGGTCGCCACCGTCTCGGGCGCCCTGACCAATGGCGGCGACGT
The sequence above is drawn from the Phenylobacterium glaciei genome and encodes:
- a CDS encoding porin family protein; this translates as MKSLIALAATTALTLAVPAIASAQALSPTTFYGTLGYANANIDDVNLGAVQGRLGARFGQYVGVEGELAAGVKEDSVNVAGTSVDVKLQHQAAIYGVGYLPLSPQADLFARVGYGNSKIKASAAGTSAADDGDSWNYGVGGQYFLDDKNGVRVDYTRHDFKDSSENADVWAVGYTRKF
- a CDS encoding glycine zipper domain-containing protein, whose translation is MADPMTSSANGTAANGLADATAALDPIAASAKSAKASATDSLNEAADAVSKAPAALNEAAHSLLSAARTLLEGKTEVVVAKGQEVYGKVKERAVERFGDTDVLVREKPYVALAIAAAAGFLLGHMISSGRSQVVYLRDAR